In Deltaproteobacteria bacterium, one DNA window encodes the following:
- the murJ gene encoding murein biosynthesis integral membrane protein MurJ: MEEGRRITGAAGVMGALTLASRVLGYLRDAVIAWLFGAGLAADAFFVAFRVANLLRRLVGEGALTSSFVPIFTEELERRSRQDAYRLACRVFTLFFLILLVLTLAGAAFAPQLVRLMSPGFAAGKFELTVSLTRLMFPYLLFIGLMAIAMGILNSFRHFTAPALAPVLLNAAVITAALGLGPLLAEPVYALAAGVVAGGLLQFALQLPFLSRYGMFPRPDFSFGDEAVRKILLLMGPAALGVGVYQLNIFVTLRFASELGEGSVSYLYYSGRLMELPLGVFAVSVSTAVLPTLAQQAAREEWTRFRDSLGFALRLVNFVSIPAAVGLAVLGPLIIDVLFGRGSFTAGDVSATAFALTFYALGVIPVASSRILASVFYSLKDTSTPVMVAAATFLFNIAMCMVLRGPLAHGGLALAATLSAALNTVLLLAVLRRRFGPMGARRTALSAARSLAASLVMGAALYVPAREMEWTALAGWSKALLLTGCMAAGVVVFVTSSMVLKVEELLFFKEMVRERIAGRRR; this comes from the coding sequence ATGGAAGAGGGCAGGAGGATAACGGGCGCCGCCGGCGTGATGGGCGCGCTCACCCTCGCAAGCCGGGTGCTCGGCTACCTGCGCGACGCCGTCATAGCCTGGCTCTTCGGCGCAGGGCTTGCGGCCGACGCCTTCTTCGTCGCCTTCCGCGTAGCGAACCTCCTCAGAAGGCTCGTCGGCGAGGGCGCGCTCACCAGCTCCTTTGTGCCCATCTTCACCGAGGAGCTCGAGCGCCGCAGCCGCCAAGATGCCTACAGGCTCGCCTGCCGGGTCTTCACGCTCTTTTTCCTCATCCTGCTGGTCCTGACGCTGGCAGGCGCGGCCTTCGCCCCCCAGCTCGTCCGGCTCATGAGCCCGGGCTTCGCGGCAGGCAAGTTCGAGCTCACCGTGAGCCTTACAAGACTCATGTTCCCCTACCTCCTCTTCATCGGGCTCATGGCCATAGCCATGGGCATACTGAACTCGTTCAGGCACTTCACCGCCCCGGCCCTTGCGCCTGTGCTCCTCAACGCCGCCGTCATCACCGCGGCCCTGGGGCTCGGTCCCCTGCTCGCCGAACCCGTCTACGCCCTGGCCGCCGGCGTGGTGGCGGGCGGGCTACTCCAGTTCGCCCTCCAGCTTCCCTTCCTGAGCCGTTACGGCATGTTCCCGCGGCCCGACTTCTCCTTCGGCGACGAGGCCGTAAGGAAGATACTGCTGCTCATGGGGCCCGCCGCCCTCGGCGTGGGCGTCTACCAGCTCAACATATTCGTCACCCTGCGCTTCGCCTCGGAGCTCGGCGAGGGGAGCGTCTCCTACCTCTACTACAGCGGCCGCCTCATGGAGCTGCCGCTGGGCGTCTTCGCCGTATCGGTGAGCACCGCCGTGCTGCCGACCCTCGCGCAGCAGGCGGCCAGGGAGGAGTGGACCCGCTTCAGGGATTCGCTGGGCTTTGCCCTGCGCCTTGTGAACTTCGTCTCCATACCTGCCGCCGTCGGCCTCGCCGTCCTCGGTCCCTTGATCATAGACGTCCTCTTCGGCCGCGGCAGCTTCACCGCCGGCGACGTCTCGGCCACGGCCTTCGCCCTCACCTTCTACGCCCTCGGCGTCATACCCGTGGCATCGAGCCGCATACTCGCCTCGGTCTTCTACTCCCTCAAGGACACCTCCACACCCGTCATGGTCGCCGCAGCGACCTTCCTCTTCAATATCGCCATGTGCATGGTCCTGCGGGGGCCGCTCGCCCACGGCGGGCTCGCCCTGGCCGCCACCCTCTCGGCCGCCCTCAACACGGTCCTTCTCCTCGCGGTCCTCCGCCGCCGGTTCGGCCCCATGGGAGCGCGGCGCACGGCCCTCTCGGCCGCCAGGTCCCTCGCCGCCTCCCTTGTGATGGGAGCAGCCCTCTACGTCCCGGCCCGGGAAATGGAGTGGACGGCCCTTGCCGGATGGTCGAAGGCCCTTCTACTCACAGGCTGCATGGCCGCCGGAGTCGTTGTCTTTGTTACGTCTTCCATGGTGCTCAAAGTGGAGGAACTCTTGTTTTTCAAGGAGATGGTGAGAGAGAGGATCGCCGGGAGACGCCGTTGA